From the Corythoichthys intestinalis isolate RoL2023-P3 chromosome 15, ASM3026506v1, whole genome shotgun sequence genome, one window contains:
- the brms1la gene encoding breast cancer metastasis-suppressor 1-like protein-A isoform X1, with amino-acid sequence MLIHRDREKKESTAEEMEVEDQEQDGSSSEEEDSETSSVSEDGDSSEMDEEDCERRRTECLDEMSNLEKQFTDLKDQLYRERLTQVNSKLAEVEAGRAAEYLDPLAVLLENMQVRTKVAGIYKELCLESVKNKYKCEMQAACQHWESEKLLLFDTVQSELEEKIRRLEEDRHSIDITSELWNDELSGRKKRRDALSPDKKRRRPSVVSGPYIVYMLPDLDILEDWTAIRKVGRNAVATLGPHRGKVEADSSAFPFRPDRSRPFLNC; translated from the exons ATGCTGATCCATCGTGACCGGGAGAAAAAGGAGAGCACTGCAGAGGAGATGGAGGTAGAGGATCAGGAGCAAGATGGATCGAGTTCAGAGGAAGAGGATTCTGAAACTTCCTCCGTTTCTGAAGATGGAGACAGCTCTG AAATGGACGAGGAGGATTGCGAGCGAAGAAGAACGGAGTGTTTAGACGAAATGTCAAATCTAGAGAAACAATTCACAGATCTCAAAGACCA GCTGTATCGGGAACGATTGACTCAGGTCAACAGCAAGTTAGCAGAGGTGGAAGCTGGTCGTGCGGCAGAATATCTGGATCCCCTGGCTGTGCTACTGGAGAACATGCAGGTCCGCACCAAGGTGGCAG GCATCTACAAGGAATTGTGCCTGGAGTCTGTGAAGAATAAGTACAAGTGTGAGATGCAGGCAGCCTGCCAGCACTGGGag agcgaAAAGCTTCTGCTGTTTGACACAGTTCAAAGTGAATTGGAGGAGAAAATAAGGAGATTGGAGGAAGACAGACACAGCATTGATATAACATCAG aGCTGTGGAATGACGAGCTATCGGGAAGGAAAAAGAGAAGAGATGCTTTAAGTCCGGATAAGAAGAGGAGACGACCTTCAGTAGTGTCTG GCCCCTATATTGTCTACATGCTTCCTGACTTGGACATCCTGGAGGACTGGACAGCTATCAGAAAGGTAGGCAGAAAT GCTGTTGCCACCCTTGGTCCCCACAGAGGCAAAGTGGAAGCCGACAGCTCCGCTTTCCCGTTCAGGCCAGACAGAAGCCGACCATTTCTCAATTGCTGA
- the brms1la gene encoding breast cancer metastasis-suppressor 1-like protein-A isoform X2, which translates to MLIHRDREKKESTAEEMEVEDQEQDGSSSEEEDSETSSVSEDGDSSEMDEEDCERRRTECLDEMSNLEKQFTDLKDQLYRERLTQVNSKLAEVEAGRAAEYLDPLAVLLENMQVRTKVAGIYKELCLESVKNKYKCEMQAACQHWESEKLLLFDTVQSELEEKIRRLEEDRHSIDITSELWNDELSGRKKRRDALSPDKKRRRPSVVSGPYIVYMLPDLDILEDWTAIRKAVATLGPHRGKVEADSSAFPFRPDRSRPFLNC; encoded by the exons ATGCTGATCCATCGTGACCGGGAGAAAAAGGAGAGCACTGCAGAGGAGATGGAGGTAGAGGATCAGGAGCAAGATGGATCGAGTTCAGAGGAAGAGGATTCTGAAACTTCCTCCGTTTCTGAAGATGGAGACAGCTCTG AAATGGACGAGGAGGATTGCGAGCGAAGAAGAACGGAGTGTTTAGACGAAATGTCAAATCTAGAGAAACAATTCACAGATCTCAAAGACCA GCTGTATCGGGAACGATTGACTCAGGTCAACAGCAAGTTAGCAGAGGTGGAAGCTGGTCGTGCGGCAGAATATCTGGATCCCCTGGCTGTGCTACTGGAGAACATGCAGGTCCGCACCAAGGTGGCAG GCATCTACAAGGAATTGTGCCTGGAGTCTGTGAAGAATAAGTACAAGTGTGAGATGCAGGCAGCCTGCCAGCACTGGGag agcgaAAAGCTTCTGCTGTTTGACACAGTTCAAAGTGAATTGGAGGAGAAAATAAGGAGATTGGAGGAAGACAGACACAGCATTGATATAACATCAG aGCTGTGGAATGACGAGCTATCGGGAAGGAAAAAGAGAAGAGATGCTTTAAGTCCGGATAAGAAGAGGAGACGACCTTCAGTAGTGTCTG GCCCCTATATTGTCTACATGCTTCCTGACTTGGACATCCTGGAGGACTGGACAGCTATCAGAAAG GCTGTTGCCACCCTTGGTCCCCACAGAGGCAAAGTGGAAGCCGACAGCTCCGCTTTCCCGTTCAGGCCAGACAGAAGCCGACCATTTCTCAATTGCTGA